AAGATCTCCGTATGTTTAGTCCTACAGAATGGGTAATCCCAAGTGCAGGGTTCATTTCAAAAACATCGGAATGTGATGCTTTGATACAAAATGGGGCATTCTTTATGGAGCTTGATGCAGCTGCTATTATGGAGAGTATTGGAAAAAAAGGAGATGTTAATCCTGATGCCATCAGCTCAATAAGCAGTAATAGGAGATTTGCTTTGGTGTATAAAGGTGAGATTATTGCTCAGGGAAGCCGTTATGATAAAGCTTACCAGAAAGTTTTGCAGGATATAAGAAAAGTCAGTTATGATGCTGAAAAGGTTGGAAAGATTTTAGAGGAATATAGGATAAATGCTTTTTGTGAAAGAATACCGAAAATTGCAAATAAATATCCTATAGAAGAGTTGCCAAAAGATGGATTTGTTCTCGAGTATAAAATGGATTCTCAGGGAGTTTTTAGACAATTGAATGATAATATTTTTCCTTCAAGAGAATTTGATTTTGTAATTACAAAATCAGGTGAATTAAGAATAGGGAGTAAGCATCATTTATTGGGTAATCGAAATGAAGTTCTAGCTGCAGGAGGTGTTCGATTTAAAAATGGTAAAATAGTAGAATTTAATAATATGTCTGGTCACTATAGACCAACAGCAGAAGAAGCTGAGAGATTAGAAGAAATACTAAATGAGCTTGAAATACCTGTTAAAAGAGCACGTAATGAAATCACTCCTTTAGGTATAAATAGCAGAGGAAAGGTAGTGCGGACTGGGAAGGACAAAATAATATACATACAAAATATAAAATAATGGAACAGATTATACAAAAATTACATCATGGAATAAAACAAAGTGGCTGGGACTCTTATAAGCCTTTAAAAAATGAATTATTAACTTATAATTCAAAAGATTTAATTGTTAAACTGCTTGATACAAAAGATTTTAGATATACAGATATAAGAAGTCTTTTTACGATTATTCCCAAATTATGGAAAGATTTTAATCTGGATGATTGGATGTATATTATTCGAAAAGTTGACCGTCCTACAAACTACCGATTATATATTGATGACGGACCCTATTTTGAAGATATTCGTTTTTTATATAACTGGGTAGGTATAGATAGTATTAGTTTGTATAAAAATGACCCGGGAGTTTCTTCTAAAAATAAACAAAGCTTAGATAAAGTATTTCCAATGTTTCTACATGATACATTGAGAAATGGAGATTATAAGGAAGAATTTTCAGATGGAACTTTTGGTGACATAAAATATTTCCGAGATATGAAAACGCGATTAATAAGTCAAGGGGCAAAGCCAAGTCCGATGCCAAACTTATAATGATTTTTGATCATTCTAATTTATACGGATAATAAGACTAGTTAAAAAGTTAACCGTTCAATTTTTGACGGTTAACTTTTTTTGATTGCAATTTAATTAGATATCTGTTTACCCGTTTATAGATGAAAAAAGTGCTCAAGCAAATAGTTTACCTGTTTATGGTAATGAAAGGATGCTTATGGGAGATTTTAATATTCCTAAAACAATTACTGATAAGTACTCAGGATTAGGAGATTTAGTTCTTTCCGATGCAATGGCTTTTTATCAAACTAATAAAAAGTTTGGACAATTGGATGGTGTTATAGGATGGTGGAAAAAAGCGACAATGTATGAAGATTATGGAGGTCAATCTATTAACCTAACTAAATTCTGGGAAGCAAGAGCTGCTGGAAAAAGTATTGAAGAAGCAGCACTATCAACTTTCACAGGTTCTAGGATGAAAGCAAAAGGTTTTGGAAAAGTGCGGTATGAAATTGATAACATTGAAGAAGATCAAGTAATTATTAATTTTTTAAAAAAATAAAATGAAAATTATATTTAGTAATGCGATAAAACATAATCAAGATCATTTTGATTTTATTGCTAACAAAGCAAATAGATATGTACATGGTTCAAAGTATATGTATTCTGATGGAAAGTACTTGGAATTAATTAAGAAATCTATTCCTAACAGATTAAAGTCTTCAGATTACAAAGATTTACCTCTTACAAAAGAAGAAATACTGGCTTTTAATGAGGCTTTGGAAAAACAAATCGAATATTGGTTATCATTAAGAGTTCATATTCCAATAAAAGAAGGAACGGATACTGTAATTTATAAAGGAGAAACTATAGAACTTGATATCCGGCCTATTGATATCAATGATAATGATAAAGCATTACGAGATTTATTACGTCTTTCACGATATTATAAAAAAGTGTCTGGAAGAAGATAAACCATTGTATTTAAGTATTTATGAGGAAGACTAATTTTTAAGTCACCTTAATCAATAATAATTTAACGGCAACCAAAAGTTGCCGTACATATTATAATACAGGATTGTCCTATATCGATGCTTTCCAGCTCAAATGGGAAGATATTAAAGAAGCTAATGATGGAAATGCTTGGATCATGTCCAGCAGGCAAAAATCAAAATCTGACACAGATATCCCGCTCCTACCTAAAGCATTATAAGGATAATCCATTATGCTTAAAAAGAGGAACTGTACTGCCTGGAGTTAAATATACTTAAATGTACCAAATTCTAGATTTTATTTTAGACGTTATGCAGTATCTTGTAAATTTTATTATAAAACTCATTTTGTAATCTAACTGGTACATTTAAGTATATCATTGCCTAAAATATACAATAATAACTATTGTAGAGCTTGACTATTAAGTCTTGTATCGGCAACTTTAGTTAAGAGAGCGTCACACTTTTTTTCTTCTCCCAGGGTAGCGAGGAAATTCTTAAGACAGAAGTTTTCTTTTAAAACCTTTGCATACGCTGCCAGTGTTCCATACGTGGCAATTTCATAATGCTCCACTTTTTGGGCTGCTGCAATAATACCCGCATCTCTGACAGGTCCTGCCTGTGTTTCTTCCATAATACTTTTGCCTTCATCCAGTAGCCCCTGCATAGCATCACATTTCTTTGCTTGGGGTCTTTTCTTTAGTGATTTAAAGCATTCCTCCAGTCTCTTGACATGAATTTGTGTTTCCTGTAAATGAGCCTCTATTGCCGTCTTAAGCTTCTTGTCTGTAGCATTTTTCTGCATTTTGGGTAAAGCTTTTACTAGAGCCTTTTCAGCCCAGTAAATATCTTTCAGTGAATTTTCAAATAAGTCTTTAAGCTCCTTAGCTGCTCCTTTTTTAGCAGGAGTTTTAATTGTTTTTTTTGCAGCGGTTGATTTGCTTGGACTCTTTTTTTTTGTGGTGGATTTGATTGCCATAATAATAGATTTAGTGGTGAGAATTAATAACTGCAATTTTAAGACCATACATTTTATGCAAATAATCAAGAGTATTTCATCTTATGATCTGGCTCATAAAAAAACAGATTTCTGTATATATTAGAGAAAATATTACCAGACAGTATTGCATTTCTTTTATAATTTCGGTTTTGAAATATTGTTTTTCATTATTGTATATTTTACTCTTGGTTGGATGACGACTGTATCAGGTTGATGCGTTTACTTAATCTCATAAAATAATTGAAATATAGAATTTGTCATTAGATCCATATGTTTGATATTAATAATCAGTGTTTCTGAA
The window above is part of the Chryseobacterium sp. MA9 genome. Proteins encoded here:
- a CDS encoding ferritin-like domain-containing protein, whose amino-acid sequence is MAIKSTTKKKSPSKSTAAKKTIKTPAKKGAAKELKDLFENSLKDIYWAEKALVKALPKMQKNATDKKLKTAIEAHLQETQIHVKRLEECFKSLKKRPQAKKCDAMQGLLDEGKSIMEETQAGPVRDAGIIAAAQKVEHYEIATYGTLAAYAKVLKENFCLKNFLATLGEEKKCDALLTKVADTRLNSQALQ